The DNA segment AAAGCTGCCGCTCCCGCTCGTCCCACAGCGCGAACGAGAACATCCCCCTCAGATGGCTCAGGCAGTCCGTCCCGTACTCCTCGTAGAGGTGCAGGATGACCTCGGTGTCGCATCGCGTGACAAACGTGTGTCCCCGCGCTTTCAGATCCCTGGTCAATTCCTGGAAGTTGTATATCTCGCCGTTGTAGACGAGCCAGAGCGAGCGGTCCTCGTTCGTCATCGGCTGGACGCCGGCCTCGACGTCGATAATGCTGAGGCGGCGGTGGCCGAGCCCCACGGGGCCGTTCAGATAGTACCCCTCACCGTCGGGTCCCCGGTGGGCCATCAGCCGGGTCATCGCTTCAAGTGCCTCTCTGTCAACAGGTCTTGAACGATCGGCGTATACAACTCCGCAGATACCACACATAAAAAACTCCGCTCAGGCAACACCGCCCATCATCGCCTTACAGCAGGCTAATTTCCCAAAAAACATATCCCCAGATTCCTAAAAATACGATACTGCAAGTGGTGTCTTCTGCAAAAGTATTTGAATGCGTTCTTCTTTAATGGAGGACAAAGAACATCATGAGATGACAGCATTCCATTAGGTTTGAGATAACCAAGTGCTGTCTCATATTCCCAGAGCATGTGATTAAATGTGTGGAGGCTATCATGATGAAAATGATCTATCTGGCTCAAACTCTCTAACAGATTAGGCAGCTCTACCTTGATGTCTCCAAGTAATAACCTCCACCTATCCATAACAATTTTTCTTACAAGAAAGTTCTGCGATGGCTTTCCTTCCTCACCGGGCAGGTCTATACTATACAACATGCCAAAGCCGTTTTCCCTCAACGCTTCGAGGATATGAGAACTGGAGGCGCCATACAGCACCCCTGTTTCAACAACTACTGATGGCTTCGCTGCCCTCACCAGTAGATACAGGGTATCGCAATCAAAATCAGAGCTCGTGCCAACGCCCCCTACGAGTTCTATGAGTCTAGATT comes from the Candidatus Auribacterota bacterium genome and includes:
- a CDS encoding class I SAM-dependent methyltransferase; this encodes MLNKILRAINEPSLIMRKFNDFLINKRKVLIDLNRARCMLLDFLSAKYDIDIGSIFKDYLSSEFKSWYGIQKSRLIELVGGVGTSSDFDCDTLYLLVRAAKPSVVVETGVLYGASSSHILEALRENGFGMLYSIDLPGEEGKPSQNFLVRKIVMDRWRLLLGDIKVELPNLLESLSQIDHFHHDSLHTFNHMLWEYETALGYLKPNGMLSSHDVLCPPLKKNAFKYFCRRHHLQYRIFRNLGICFLGN